The following are encoded together in the Desulfomicrobium macestii genome:
- a CDS encoding type II toxin-antitoxin system YoeB family toxin, which yields MKRTRIRLENPGLWSRRVSHTHRLADLVRDDRIDFLRKRRHD from the coding sequence GTGAAGAGGACACGTATTCGCCTCGAAAACCCCGGCCTCTGGTCACGACGTGTCAGCCACACGCACAGGCTGGCGGATCTGGTCCGGGATGACCGGATCGATTTCTTGCGAAAGAGGCGTCATGATTGA
- a CDS encoding TVP38/TMEM64 family protein — translation MVKSVFSAFTSLAATGMKRPLLGIASGIVFVGLILAVLVYFDLHEQLVALLEWIDAQGVMAGVYFILLMAAVVVLLLPGFFVTTGAGFVFGVIEGTALVVAGTAIGASLAFLIARHLLGERASRFIVSHGRLQVVSDEMARHDLKVVMLTRLIPFFPGKISNYLFGLTRFTFKGFVLGSLIGFIPFSLHNVYLGSITADLASLLRGEMERSPLQWAIYGLGFVMTIVALLYFNKLARRALAEYSRESEGAQGGKPGPEAGERAGPAKDSS, via the coding sequence ATGGTCAAATCCGTATTCAGTGCTTTCACTTCACTCGCCGCAACAGGCATGAAAAGACCTCTGCTTGGGATCGCCTCCGGCATTGTGTTCGTCGGCCTGATTCTCGCGGTGCTCGTCTATTTTGATCTTCACGAGCAGCTGGTCGCATTGCTGGAGTGGATAGACGCGCAGGGTGTGATGGCCGGAGTCTACTTCATCCTGCTGATGGCGGCGGTAGTGGTCCTCCTTTTGCCGGGCTTTTTCGTCACCACGGGTGCCGGCTTCGTGTTCGGCGTCATCGAGGGGACCGCGCTGGTCGTGGCGGGCACGGCCATCGGCGCGTCGCTGGCCTTTCTGATCGCCCGTCACCTGCTTGGCGAGCGCGCCTCGCGGTTCATCGTCAGTCACGGCAGGTTGCAGGTCGTCAGCGACGAAATGGCGCGTCACGACTTGAAAGTCGTGATGCTCACCCGGCTGATCCCGTTCTTTCCGGGCAAGATTTCCAATTATCTCTTCGGACTGACACGGTTCACGTTCAAGGGCTTCGTGCTCGGTTCGCTGATCGGGTTCATTCCGTTTTCGTTGCACAACGTCTACCTGGGCTCGATCACCGCCGATCTGGCAAGCCTTTTGCGGGGCGAGATGGAGCGCTCGCCGTTGCAGTGGGCGATATATGGCCTGGGGTTCGTCATGACGATCGTTGCGTTGCTCTATTTCAACAAACTGGCGCGGCGGGCCCTGGCGGAGTATTCGCGGGAAAGCGAAGGCGCGCAGGGCGGCAAGCCCGGGCCTGAAGCAGGGGAAAGGGCAGGACCCGCCAAGGACAGCTCATGA